One segment of Carassius auratus strain Wakin chromosome 2, ASM336829v1, whole genome shotgun sequence DNA contains the following:
- the LOC113111629 gene encoding band 4.1-like protein 3 isoform X7: MRSGSSGERSSFFFSSVWSSNRIKGSSESEVRSADQQQHEEDYVSQKSLSSRGRTQRLKVMECKVRLLDGSDYTCTVEKRAKGQVLFSKVCDHLNLLEEDYFGITYRDAENQKNWLDVSKEMKKQISTGPWNFAFNVKFYPPDPSQLSEDITRYFLCLQLRDDIVSGRLPCSFSTLTVLGSYTVQSELGDCDSELQGSSHLSDMRLAQNQTKELEEKVLELHRGYKGMNPAEADMLFLENAKKLSMYGVDLHCAKLLGRLFDCLAAVQEEDSEGVEIMLGVCSSGLLVYREKLRINRFAWPKILKISYKRNNFYIKVRPGELKHFESTIGFKLPNHKAAKRLWKVCVEHHTFFRLVSPEAPPKRFLSLGSKFRYSGRTQAQTRRASALITREAPQFQRSASRRNTVAPSMNSTPATVTRDDEKNDKPAVATDDLIAMETPEKKAEEMNSVEEENKVNSDESEQAPPPSVTKSCPYSSDPLGSELSLPSSPVSSTKVRRRRRESSRKRASSVSPAKTTAGCRRRQAQADRKAALLEERALLLSARKQRLDQSRSRGGTLFSFSLHLPDLPSLLDDDGYLSFPDLTELRFLPESLHHFMPIKSPSLIPCFLFIFFFLLSTSFSVPYALTLSFPLALCLCYLEPRAASLGSSLTQGFQDSSDDDDETDSDQTDFNCDEDSSATESDFEDSFDLTTPVLRLYGKPV; encoded by the exons ATGAGAAGTGGCTCTTCAGGTGAGAGAAGCTCTTTCTTCTTCTCGAGTGTTTGGAGTTCAAACAGGATCAAAGGATCGTCTGAGTCAG AGGTCAGATCAGCTGATCAGCAGCAGCACGAGGAAGACTACGTTTCCCAGAAGTCTTTGAGCAGCAGAGGCAGGACTCAGAGACTGAAGGTCATGGAGTGTAAGGTCAGACTGCTGGACGGCTCAGACTACACCTGCACCGTGGAG aaacgAGCGAAAGGTCAGGTGCTGTTCAGTAAGGTTTGTGATCACCTGAATCTCCTGGAGGAGGACTATTTCGGCATCACGTACCGGGACGCTGAAAACCAGAAG AACTGGCTGGACGTTTCTAAAGAGATGAAGAAGCAGATCAGCA CTGGTCCCTGGAACTTTGCTTTCAACGTGAAGTTTTATCCTCCCGATCCATCGCAGCTCTCTGAGGACATCACAAG gtattTCCTGTGTCTGCAGCTGAGAGATGACATTGTTTCTGGACGCTTGCCATGTTCTTTCTCGACTCTCACAGTGTTGGGCTCCTACACGGTTCAGTCGGAGCTGGGAGACTGTGACTCTGAGCTGCAGGGGTCCTCTCATCTCAGTGACATGCGTCTGGCCCAGAACCAGACCAAAGAGCTGGAGGAGAAAGTGCTGGAGCTCCACCGCGGATACAA aggAATGAATCCTGCTGAAGCTGACATGTTGTTCCTGGAAAACGCAAAGAAACTTTCCATGTATGGAGTCGACCTGCATTGTGCCAAG CTGCTCGGGAGGCTGTTTGATTGTTTAGCAGCGGTGCAGGAGGAG GATTCAGAGGGTGTGGAGATCATGCTAGGAGTTTGTTCCAGCGGCCTCCTCGTCTACAGAGAGAAACTACGCATCAATCGCTTCGCCTGGCCCAAAATACTCAAGATCTCCTACAAGAGGAACAACTTCTACATCAAGGTTCGGCCGGGAGag CTCAAACACTTCGAGAGCACCATCGGATTCAAGCTCCCCAATCACAAAGCAGCAAAGAGACTCTGGAAAGTCTGTGTGGAGCATCACACCTTCTTCAG GCTGGTTTCTCCTGAAGCTCCTCCCAAGCGCTTCCTGTCCTTGGGCTCAAAGTTCCGCTACAGCGGCCGAACACAAGCGCAGACGCGGCGAGCGAGCGCTCTGATCACACGAGAAGCGCCGCAGTTCCAGCGATCGGCCAGCAGGAGGAACACCGTCGCACCCAGCATGAACAGCA CGCCAGCGACGGTCACCCGTGACGACGAGAAGAACGACAAACCCGCTGTTGCTACGGATGACCTCATCGCCATGGAAACGCCGGAGAAGAAAGCAGAGGAGATGAACTCAGTGGAGGAGGAGAATAAAGTCAACAGTGACGAATCAGAGCAAGCCCCGCCCCCCTCCGTCACCAAG TCGTGTCCGTACTCATCGGATCCGTTGGGATCCGAGCTCTCTCTCCCGTCTTCTCCCGTCTCGTCCACTAAAGTGCGCAGGAGACGCAGAGAAAGCAGCCGCAAGCGCGCTTCCTCCGTCAGTCCGGCCAAAACCACAGCGGGCTGCCGGCGCCGTCAGGCCCAAGCGGATCGTAAAGCGGCTCTTCTGGAGGAACGAGCGCTGCTTCTGTCCGCACGCAAGCAGAGACTGGACCAGAGCCGCAGCCGAGGAGGAACGCTCTTCTCCTTCTCTCTGCACCTCCCCGATCTGCCCTCGCTGCTGGACGACGACGGTTACCTGAGCTTCCCTGACCTCACCGAGCTGCGCTTCCTGCCCGAGAGCCTGCATCACTTCATGCCCATCAAGTCTCCCTCGCTCATCCCCTGCttcctcttcatcttcttcttcctGCTGTCCACCTCGTTCTCCGTGCCGTACGCGCTCACGCTCTCCTTCCCGCTGGCGCTGTGTCTCTGCTATCTGGAGCCCAGGGCCGCGTCGCTCGGATCGTCTCTGACGCAGGGCTTCCAGGACAGCTCAGACGACGACgacgag ACCGACAGCGATCAAACCGACTTCAATTGTGATGAGGACTCGTCTGCGACTGAG TCTGACTTTGAGGACAGCTTTGACCTGACGACACCGGTATTGAGACTCTATGGTAAACCAGTTTAA
- the LOC113111629 gene encoding band 4.1-like protein 3 isoform X3 gives MRSGSSGERSSFFFSSVWSSNRIKGSSESEVRSADQQQHEEDYVSQKSLSSRGRTQRLKVMECKVRLLDGSDYTCTVEKRAKGQVLFSKVCDHLNLLEEDYFGITYRDAENQKNWLDVSKEMKKQISTGPWNFAFNVKFYPPDPSQLSEDITRYFLCLQLRDDIVSGRLPCSFSTLTVLGSYTVQSELGDCDSELQGSSHLSDMRLAQNQTKELEEKVLELHRGYKGMNPAEADMLFLENAKKLSMYGVDLHCAKLLGRLFDCLAAVQEEDSEGVEIMLGVCSSGLLVYREKLRINRFAWPKILKISYKRNNFYIKVRPGELKHFESTIGFKLPNHKAAKRLWKVCVEHHTFFRLVSPEAPPKRFLSLGSKFRYSGRTQAQTRRASALITREAPQFQRSASRRNTVAPSMNSTPATVTRDDEKNDKPAVATDDLIAMETPEKKAEEMNSVEEENKVNSDESEQAPPPSVTKETDTPTALVQHHLSVTEMKRLFLQMRCEASGVNEWDRRLSSSPRPDDPSLVKPVHSQEMSEEDKAESEDVPVQKDHAADGVESSVAPQVEVRCETELERPLVSSTAEKEKYMKALNEAIAMGRRSTWASIGEESNQQNSAGTQEEMCHEEDEDMLQNWDQEHQNIEVEDEIKETSVESPTEGEETNSEPKRFLPETKMMKTCFKSGIRNTKLLKLKMKSRKLLLKNPVQKPKRLLLEPKLCAMRKMTMMKICSKYWIRNTKVLSQKMKKRNLQWKCHLKEKKPT, from the exons ATGAGAAGTGGCTCTTCAGGTGAGAGAAGCTCTTTCTTCTTCTCGAGTGTTTGGAGTTCAAACAGGATCAAAGGATCGTCTGAGTCAG AGGTCAGATCAGCTGATCAGCAGCAGCACGAGGAAGACTACGTTTCCCAGAAGTCTTTGAGCAGCAGAGGCAGGACTCAGAGACTGAAGGTCATGGAGTGTAAGGTCAGACTGCTGGACGGCTCAGACTACACCTGCACCGTGGAG aaacgAGCGAAAGGTCAGGTGCTGTTCAGTAAGGTTTGTGATCACCTGAATCTCCTGGAGGAGGACTATTTCGGCATCACGTACCGGGACGCTGAAAACCAGAAG AACTGGCTGGACGTTTCTAAAGAGATGAAGAAGCAGATCAGCA CTGGTCCCTGGAACTTTGCTTTCAACGTGAAGTTTTATCCTCCCGATCCATCGCAGCTCTCTGAGGACATCACAAG gtattTCCTGTGTCTGCAGCTGAGAGATGACATTGTTTCTGGACGCTTGCCATGTTCTTTCTCGACTCTCACAGTGTTGGGCTCCTACACGGTTCAGTCGGAGCTGGGAGACTGTGACTCTGAGCTGCAGGGGTCCTCTCATCTCAGTGACATGCGTCTGGCCCAGAACCAGACCAAAGAGCTGGAGGAGAAAGTGCTGGAGCTCCACCGCGGATACAA aggAATGAATCCTGCTGAAGCTGACATGTTGTTCCTGGAAAACGCAAAGAAACTTTCCATGTATGGAGTCGACCTGCATTGTGCCAAG CTGCTCGGGAGGCTGTTTGATTGTTTAGCAGCGGTGCAGGAGGAG GATTCAGAGGGTGTGGAGATCATGCTAGGAGTTTGTTCCAGCGGCCTCCTCGTCTACAGAGAGAAACTACGCATCAATCGCTTCGCCTGGCCCAAAATACTCAAGATCTCCTACAAGAGGAACAACTTCTACATCAAGGTTCGGCCGGGAGag CTCAAACACTTCGAGAGCACCATCGGATTCAAGCTCCCCAATCACAAAGCAGCAAAGAGACTCTGGAAAGTCTGTGTGGAGCATCACACCTTCTTCAG GCTGGTTTCTCCTGAAGCTCCTCCCAAGCGCTTCCTGTCCTTGGGCTCAAAGTTCCGCTACAGCGGCCGAACACAAGCGCAGACGCGGCGAGCGAGCGCTCTGATCACACGAGAAGCGCCGCAGTTCCAGCGATCGGCCAGCAGGAGGAACACCGTCGCACCCAGCATGAACAGCA CGCCAGCGACGGTCACCCGTGACGACGAGAAGAACGACAAACCCGCTGTTGCTACGGATGACCTCATCGCCATGGAAACGCCGGAGAAGAAAGCAGAGGAGATGAACTCAGTGGAGGAGGAGAATAAAGTCAACAGTGACGAATCAGAGCAAGCCCCGCCCCCCTCCGTCACCAAG GAGACGGACACGCCCACAGCTCTAGTGCAGCATCATCTGAGCGTCACTGAGATGAAGAGGTTGTTTCTGCAGATGCGCTGTGAAGCGTCGGGTGTGAACGAGTGGGACAGAAGACTGTCCTCGTCTCCTCGACCGGACGACCCGTCTCTGGTCAAACCTGTACACTCACAGGAA ATGTCAGAGGAGGATAAAGCCGAATCTGAAGATGTTCCAGTGCAGAAGGATCACGCTGCTGATGGTGTGGAG AGTTCAGTTGCTCCACAGGTGGAGGTGCGCTGTGAGACGGAGCTGGAGAGACCATTAGTGTCCTCTACTGCCGAAAAAGAGAAGTATATGAAGGCCCTGAATGAGGCCATCGCGATGGGGAGACGCTCCACATGGGCTTCGATTGGAGAAGAATCCAATCAACAAAACTCTGCTGGAACCCAAGAAGAGATGTGCCATGAAGAAGATGAAGACATGCTCCAAAACTGGGATCAGGAACACCAAAATATTGAGGTTGAAGATGAAATCAAGGAAACTTCTGTGGAAAGTCCAACTGAAGGAGAAGAAACCAACTCAGAACCCAAGAGATTCCTGCCGGAAACCAAGATGATGAAGACCTGCTTCAAATCCGGGATCAGAAACACCAAATTATTGAAGTTAAAGATGAAATCAAGGAAACTGCTTTTGAAGAACCCAGTTCAAAAACCCAAGAGATTACTACTGGAACCCAAGTTATGTGCCATGAGGAAGATGACAATGATGAAGATATGCTCCAAATATTGGATCAGAAACACCAAAGTATTAAGTCAGAAGATGAAAAAAAGGAACCTGCAATGGAAATGTCATCTGAAGGAGAAGAAACCAACTTAG
- the LOC113111629 gene encoding band 4.1-like protein 3 isoform X9, whose protein sequence is MRSGSSGERSSFFFSSVWSSNRIKGSSESEVRSADQQQHEEDYVSQKSLSSRGRTQRLKVMECKVRLLDGSDYTCTVEKRAKGQVLFSKVCDHLNLLEEDYFGITYRDAENQKNWLDVSKEMKKQISTGPWNFAFNVKFYPPDPSQLSEDITRYFLCLQLRDDIVSGRLPCSFSTLTVLGSYTVQSELGDCDSELQGSSHLSDMRLAQNQTKELEEKVLELHRGYKGMNPAEADMLFLENAKKLSMYGVDLHCAKLLGRLFDCLAAVQEEDSEGVEIMLGVCSSGLLVYREKLRINRFAWPKILKISYKRNNFYIKVRPGELKHFESTIGFKLPNHKAAKRLWKVCVEHHTFFRLVSPEAPPKRFLSLGSKFRYSGRTQAQTRRASALITREAPQFQRSASRRNTVAPSMNSTPATVTRDDEKNDKPAVATDDLIAMETPEKKAEEMNSVEEENKVNSDESEQAPPPSVTKMSEEDKAESEDVPVQKDHAADGVESSVAPQVEVRCETELERPLVSSTAEKEKYMKALNEAIAMGRRSTWASIGEESNQQNSAGTQEEMCHEEDEDMLQNWDQEHQNIEVEDEIKETSVESPTEGEETNSEPKRFLPETKMMKTCFKSGIRNTKLLKLKMKSRKLLLKNPVQKPKRLLLEPKLCAMRKMTMMKICSKYWIRNTKVLSQKMKKRNLQWKCHLKEKKPT, encoded by the exons ATGAGAAGTGGCTCTTCAGGTGAGAGAAGCTCTTTCTTCTTCTCGAGTGTTTGGAGTTCAAACAGGATCAAAGGATCGTCTGAGTCAG AGGTCAGATCAGCTGATCAGCAGCAGCACGAGGAAGACTACGTTTCCCAGAAGTCTTTGAGCAGCAGAGGCAGGACTCAGAGACTGAAGGTCATGGAGTGTAAGGTCAGACTGCTGGACGGCTCAGACTACACCTGCACCGTGGAG aaacgAGCGAAAGGTCAGGTGCTGTTCAGTAAGGTTTGTGATCACCTGAATCTCCTGGAGGAGGACTATTTCGGCATCACGTACCGGGACGCTGAAAACCAGAAG AACTGGCTGGACGTTTCTAAAGAGATGAAGAAGCAGATCAGCA CTGGTCCCTGGAACTTTGCTTTCAACGTGAAGTTTTATCCTCCCGATCCATCGCAGCTCTCTGAGGACATCACAAG gtattTCCTGTGTCTGCAGCTGAGAGATGACATTGTTTCTGGACGCTTGCCATGTTCTTTCTCGACTCTCACAGTGTTGGGCTCCTACACGGTTCAGTCGGAGCTGGGAGACTGTGACTCTGAGCTGCAGGGGTCCTCTCATCTCAGTGACATGCGTCTGGCCCAGAACCAGACCAAAGAGCTGGAGGAGAAAGTGCTGGAGCTCCACCGCGGATACAA aggAATGAATCCTGCTGAAGCTGACATGTTGTTCCTGGAAAACGCAAAGAAACTTTCCATGTATGGAGTCGACCTGCATTGTGCCAAG CTGCTCGGGAGGCTGTTTGATTGTTTAGCAGCGGTGCAGGAGGAG GATTCAGAGGGTGTGGAGATCATGCTAGGAGTTTGTTCCAGCGGCCTCCTCGTCTACAGAGAGAAACTACGCATCAATCGCTTCGCCTGGCCCAAAATACTCAAGATCTCCTACAAGAGGAACAACTTCTACATCAAGGTTCGGCCGGGAGag CTCAAACACTTCGAGAGCACCATCGGATTCAAGCTCCCCAATCACAAAGCAGCAAAGAGACTCTGGAAAGTCTGTGTGGAGCATCACACCTTCTTCAG GCTGGTTTCTCCTGAAGCTCCTCCCAAGCGCTTCCTGTCCTTGGGCTCAAAGTTCCGCTACAGCGGCCGAACACAAGCGCAGACGCGGCGAGCGAGCGCTCTGATCACACGAGAAGCGCCGCAGTTCCAGCGATCGGCCAGCAGGAGGAACACCGTCGCACCCAGCATGAACAGCA CGCCAGCGACGGTCACCCGTGACGACGAGAAGAACGACAAACCCGCTGTTGCTACGGATGACCTCATCGCCATGGAAACGCCGGAGAAGAAAGCAGAGGAGATGAACTCAGTGGAGGAGGAGAATAAAGTCAACAGTGACGAATCAGAGCAAGCCCCGCCCCCCTCCGTCACCAAG ATGTCAGAGGAGGATAAAGCCGAATCTGAAGATGTTCCAGTGCAGAAGGATCACGCTGCTGATGGTGTGGAG AGTTCAGTTGCTCCACAGGTGGAGGTGCGCTGTGAGACGGAGCTGGAGAGACCATTAGTGTCCTCTACTGCCGAAAAAGAGAAGTATATGAAGGCCCTGAATGAGGCCATCGCGATGGGGAGACGCTCCACATGGGCTTCGATTGGAGAAGAATCCAATCAACAAAACTCTGCTGGAACCCAAGAAGAGATGTGCCATGAAGAAGATGAAGACATGCTCCAAAACTGGGATCAGGAACACCAAAATATTGAGGTTGAAGATGAAATCAAGGAAACTTCTGTGGAAAGTCCAACTGAAGGAGAAGAAACCAACTCAGAACCCAAGAGATTCCTGCCGGAAACCAAGATGATGAAGACCTGCTTCAAATCCGGGATCAGAAACACCAAATTATTGAAGTTAAAGATGAAATCAAGGAAACTGCTTTTGAAGAACCCAGTTCAAAAACCCAAGAGATTACTACTGGAACCCAAGTTATGTGCCATGAGGAAGATGACAATGATGAAGATATGCTCCAAATATTGGATCAGAAACACCAAAGTATTAAGTCAGAAGATGAAAAAAAGGAACCTGCAATGGAAATGTCATCTGAAGGAGAAGAAACCAACTTAG
- the LOC113111629 gene encoding protein 4.1 isoform X2, which translates to MRSGSSGERSSFFFSSVWSSNRIKGSSESEVRSADQQQHEEDYVSQKSLSSRGRTQRLKVMECKVRLLDGSDYTCTVEKRAKGQVLFSKVCDHLNLLEEDYFGITYRDAENQKNWLDVSKEMKKQISTGPWNFAFNVKFYPPDPSQLSEDITRYFLCLQLRDDIVSGRLPCSFSTLTVLGSYTVQSELGDCDSELQGSSHLSDMRLAQNQTKELEEKVLELHRGYKGMNPAEADMLFLENAKKLSMYGVDLHCAKDSEGVEIMLGVCSSGLLVYREKLRINRFAWPKILKISYKRNNFYIKVRPGELKHFESTIGFKLPNHKAAKRLWKVCVEHHTFFRLVSPEAPPKRFLSLGSKFRYSGRTQAQTRRASALITREAPQFQRSASRRNTVAPSMNSTPATVTRDDEKNDKPAVATDDLIAMETPEKKAEEMNSVEEENKVNSDESEQAPPPSVTKYSFIKRIKGENVFVKHSNLMLEETDTPTALVQHHLSVTEMKRLFLQMRCEASGVNEWDRRLSSSPRPDDPSLVKPVHSQEMSEEDKAESEDVPVQKDHAADGVESSVAPQVEVRCETELERPLVSSTAEKEKYMKALNEAIAMGRRSTWASIGEESNQQNSAGTQEEMCHEEDEDMLQNWDQEHQNIEVEDEIKETSVESPTEGEETNSEPKRFLPETKMMKTCFKSGIRNTKLLKLKMKSRKLLLKNPVQKPKRLLLEPKLCAMRKMTMMKICSKYWIRNTKVLSQKMKKRNLQWKCHLKEKKPT; encoded by the exons ATGAGAAGTGGCTCTTCAGGTGAGAGAAGCTCTTTCTTCTTCTCGAGTGTTTGGAGTTCAAACAGGATCAAAGGATCGTCTGAGTCAG AGGTCAGATCAGCTGATCAGCAGCAGCACGAGGAAGACTACGTTTCCCAGAAGTCTTTGAGCAGCAGAGGCAGGACTCAGAGACTGAAGGTCATGGAGTGTAAGGTCAGACTGCTGGACGGCTCAGACTACACCTGCACCGTGGAG aaacgAGCGAAAGGTCAGGTGCTGTTCAGTAAGGTTTGTGATCACCTGAATCTCCTGGAGGAGGACTATTTCGGCATCACGTACCGGGACGCTGAAAACCAGAAG AACTGGCTGGACGTTTCTAAAGAGATGAAGAAGCAGATCAGCA CTGGTCCCTGGAACTTTGCTTTCAACGTGAAGTTTTATCCTCCCGATCCATCGCAGCTCTCTGAGGACATCACAAG gtattTCCTGTGTCTGCAGCTGAGAGATGACATTGTTTCTGGACGCTTGCCATGTTCTTTCTCGACTCTCACAGTGTTGGGCTCCTACACGGTTCAGTCGGAGCTGGGAGACTGTGACTCTGAGCTGCAGGGGTCCTCTCATCTCAGTGACATGCGTCTGGCCCAGAACCAGACCAAAGAGCTGGAGGAGAAAGTGCTGGAGCTCCACCGCGGATACAA aggAATGAATCCTGCTGAAGCTGACATGTTGTTCCTGGAAAACGCAAAGAAACTTTCCATGTATGGAGTCGACCTGCATTGTGCCAAG GATTCAGAGGGTGTGGAGATCATGCTAGGAGTTTGTTCCAGCGGCCTCCTCGTCTACAGAGAGAAACTACGCATCAATCGCTTCGCCTGGCCCAAAATACTCAAGATCTCCTACAAGAGGAACAACTTCTACATCAAGGTTCGGCCGGGAGag CTCAAACACTTCGAGAGCACCATCGGATTCAAGCTCCCCAATCACAAAGCAGCAAAGAGACTCTGGAAAGTCTGTGTGGAGCATCACACCTTCTTCAG GCTGGTTTCTCCTGAAGCTCCTCCCAAGCGCTTCCTGTCCTTGGGCTCAAAGTTCCGCTACAGCGGCCGAACACAAGCGCAGACGCGGCGAGCGAGCGCTCTGATCACACGAGAAGCGCCGCAGTTCCAGCGATCGGCCAGCAGGAGGAACACCGTCGCACCCAGCATGAACAGCA CGCCAGCGACGGTCACCCGTGACGACGAGAAGAACGACAAACCCGCTGTTGCTACGGATGACCTCATCGCCATGGAAACGCCGGAGAAGAAAGCAGAGGAGATGAACTCAGTGGAGGAGGAGAATAAAGTCAACAGTGACGAATCAGAGCAAGCCCCGCCCCCCTCCGTCACCAAG tATAGTTTCATAAAACGGATTAAAGGAGAGAATGTGTTTGTCAAGCACAGTAATCTCATGTTGGAG GAGACGGACACGCCCACAGCTCTAGTGCAGCATCATCTGAGCGTCACTGAGATGAAGAGGTTGTTTCTGCAGATGCGCTGTGAAGCGTCGGGTGTGAACGAGTGGGACAGAAGACTGTCCTCGTCTCCTCGACCGGACGACCCGTCTCTGGTCAAACCTGTACACTCACAGGAA ATGTCAGAGGAGGATAAAGCCGAATCTGAAGATGTTCCAGTGCAGAAGGATCACGCTGCTGATGGTGTGGAG AGTTCAGTTGCTCCACAGGTGGAGGTGCGCTGTGAGACGGAGCTGGAGAGACCATTAGTGTCCTCTACTGCCGAAAAAGAGAAGTATATGAAGGCCCTGAATGAGGCCATCGCGATGGGGAGACGCTCCACATGGGCTTCGATTGGAGAAGAATCCAATCAACAAAACTCTGCTGGAACCCAAGAAGAGATGTGCCATGAAGAAGATGAAGACATGCTCCAAAACTGGGATCAGGAACACCAAAATATTGAGGTTGAAGATGAAATCAAGGAAACTTCTGTGGAAAGTCCAACTGAAGGAGAAGAAACCAACTCAGAACCCAAGAGATTCCTGCCGGAAACCAAGATGATGAAGACCTGCTTCAAATCCGGGATCAGAAACACCAAATTATTGAAGTTAAAGATGAAATCAAGGAAACTGCTTTTGAAGAACCCAGTTCAAAAACCCAAGAGATTACTACTGGAACCCAAGTTATGTGCCATGAGGAAGATGACAATGATGAAGATATGCTCCAAATATTGGATCAGAAACACCAAAGTATTAAGTCAGAAGATGAAAAAAAGGAACCTGCAATGGAAATGTCATCTGAAGGAGAAGAAACCAACTTAG